In Drosophila innubila isolate TH190305 unplaced genomic scaffold, UK_Dinn_1.0 42_U_U, whole genome shotgun sequence, the sequence GTTGCAGAATTTACGTGCTTCTTCCGTCAGGCGACAGTTACAATCTGTGCATCTGCACACACATTTTGAAAACTCACGCATATTTGCATAATAAGCTagaataataagaataacaaTGCACTTTACAGTTTTTAAGGGATGCACTTTTTATTTGGCGCGCAACCTGTTGACTTTTCTGCAAGTACTTTCGTTGGCTGAAGGTAACggccaaaaatttaaacaccACAACGTCATTAATGTGCAAGCTTCCAACCTGCATATGAAACATTGTGACGTCACACCTAAAACTACGTTCGTGACCTTGTAGAAGAGTATACCTCGTCAGCTGCGTGCAAGTACTTTTCGCATGAAGGTAACAGTCAAATTTGTACGTCATACAAGTGATGCCGATATGTAAATTAACAAACTAATTtctgatttattttgattattttaataatctaacttaataatttatattttttaatgtgtgtTGCTGTAACGATTCGCAGCACTGGTGACGTCACATTGCTGCTTAGGCACACGAAACCTTCTAAAATGCAGGCTGCATGGACTGCAacgagttggcagcactgccgATATACGTTCGATTGCTATCGATTACTTAGCCAGCACGTGCAACGGCCAGagtagtttaattttgtttacattttttaccTAAGAAAAACTGAATAATGGACAATATGAAAGAATATCCAGAGCTAACAAATACGCGGCctgaattcaaaaaaatacccAAGTCGCTGAATAAGGTAAGCAGTGAATGCAAGTGGGAAACAGTATTGAAagtcaatatttttgtatggaCAGCATTTGGCGAACTTGGGAGCACCACATGTGGATTCATTTGATGAGATGCTGAGCGTGGGCTTGGACAATGTAGTGAAGCACATGGTGCCACAGCAATTTCAAACACCTGCGGGCGAACAGATTAGCGTGCATGTGGAGAACATATGGATTGCCAAGCCATCGGTGCCGCTGGACGTGATTGATGTGCGCACCCGTGAAATCTATCCAACGGATGCACGTCAACTGCACGCGTCGTATTCCGGCGTGTGCACAATACGTCTGGGCTGGAGTGTGAATGGACTGGAGAAGTCCGCGATTAACATGGATGTCGGGGAAGTGCCAGTTATGTTGCGCTCCAGTGCCTGTAATCTGCACAAAGCGACGCCGGAGCAGATGGTGCAGCATGGCGAGCACGACAGCGAGTGGGGAGGCATCTTTGTGATCCGTGGCAACGAGAAGATCGTACGCATGTTGATTATGACACGTCGCAATCATCCGATTTGTGTAAAACGCTCCTCGTGGAAGGATCGTGGTCACAATTTCAGTGAACTGGGCGTTATGGTGCAAACGGTGCGAGATGATGAGCTGTCTCTGACAAATGTACTGCATTATCTGAACAATGGCACCGCTCGCTTCATGTTCTCCCATGTGAAACGTTTGTCCTACGTGCCCGTTTGCCTGATCCTCAAGTGTCTGATGGATTACACCGATGAACAGATCTACAATTGCCTGATTCAGGGCTATGAAACGGATCAATATTACCTGAGTTGTGTGCAAAGCATGCTGCGTGATGTGCAGAATGAAGGTGTCTATACTTCAGCTCAATGTCGCTCTTTTATTGGCACACTATTCCGCTCCCGCTTTCAGGAGGTGCCCGCTTGGCTGCCGGATGAGGCGGTCACAGATTTTATAATGCGGGAACGCATTATGGTGCATCTGGAGACGAACGAGGAGAAGTTTCAGCTGATTGTGTTCATGGTGCAGAAACTGTTTCAGTGCGCTCAGGGCAAGCACAAAGTGGAGAATGTTGATTCGGCAATGATGCAGGAGGTGCTGCTGCCGGGACATTTGTATCAGAAGTATCTGGGTGAACGCATCGAAATGTGGCTCCTGCAGCTGCGCAAGTGTCTACTGAAGAAGCTTAACACACCCGATTCCCTCCTCAGCAGCAGCCTCTTGACACAGTGTATGCGTCAAGCTGGCGGCGTTGGACGCGCCATTGAATCCTTTCTGGCCACGGGCAATGTGAACTCACGCACTGGCCTCGGCTTGATGCAGAGCAGCGGTCTCGTCATCATGGCCGAGAACATTAATCGCATGCGTTACATGTCCCACTTTAGGGCCATTCATCGTGGCTCCTATTTTACCACCATGCGCACCACTGAGGCCCGCCAATTGCTGCCCGATGCCTGGGGATTCATCTGTCCCGTGCACACGCCCGATGGCACACCTTGTGGTCTGCTCAATCACTTGACACTCACCTGCGAGCTGTCCAAGCGACCCGATCCCAAGCTGGTTCAAGTGAGTATCAAACGTTATCAATGTGTCAATCTCTTATTTTCCTTCGTTATTTCAttcttattcaaatttttcgtaGGCTATTCCCGGCAAGCTTTTTGAGATGGGCATGTTGCCGTTGACGCACCACAATCATCCGGATGCCAAGCTATATGTGGTGTTCCTCGATGGCAAACACTTGGGTCACATTTTCCAGACGGATGCCAGCAAGATAGTCGAGGATTTGCGCTATGCGAAAATCTCTGGTGAAGTGCCCGCAATGATGGAGATTGGCTACATACCCTACAAGAAGAATGGCCAATTTCCGGGTCTATTTCTATCAACGGGTCCGGCACGAATGATGCGTCCGGTGTGGAACATCAAATGGAAGAAGGTGGAGTACATTGGCACACTGGAGCAATTGTATATGGAAATAGCGATCGATGAGAAGGAAATCTATCCCGAATTCACAACACATCTCGAACTGTCAAAGACGCACTTTATGAGCAATCTGGCGAATCTGATTCCCATGCCGGATTACAATCAATCGCCACGTAACATGTACCAGTGTCAGATGGGCAAACAAACAATGGGCACACCATGTCTCAATTGGCCCAAACAGGCGGCCAACAAGTTGTATCGCCTGCAGACGCCAGCAACGCCTCTGTTTCGACCCGTGCACTATGATAACATTCAGATGGATGACTTTGCCATGGGCACCAATGCCATTGTGGCTGTCATTTCGTACACTGGCTACGATATGGAGGATGCCATGATTATCAATAAGTCGGCCTATGAACGTGGATTCGCCTATGGCAGCAtctacaagtccaaatttgttCAATTGGCCAAGAAGCAAAGCTATTTTGCACGTCATCCCCATATGCCAGAGTTGGTCAAGTATCTGGATACGGATGGTTTGCCGCATCCGGGTGCTAAGCTCAGCTATGGCTGTCCACTTTATTGCTATTTCGATGGTGAGGTCTCCACATTCAAGGTGGTCAAAATGGATGAGAAGGAGGACTGCATTGTGGACAGCATACGGCAATTGGGCAGCTTTGACTTGACGCCAAGGAAGACGGTGTGCATTGCACTACGTGTCGCACGTCCGGCGACAATTGGCGACAAGTTCGCCTCACGTGCCGGACAAAAGGGCATTTGCTCGCAGAAATATCCAGCCGAGGATTTGCCCTTCACCGAATCGGGTCTGATACCAGACATTGTGTTCAATCCACATGGTTTCCCCTCGCGTATGACAATCGCCATGATGATCGAGACAATGGCGGGCAAATCGGCTGCCCTTCACGGTGGCGTCTATGATGCGACACCGTTTCGCTTCTCCGAGAATAATACGGCCATTGATTATTTTGGCAAAATGCTGGAAGCCGGCGGTTACAATTACTATGGCACGGAACGTCTCTATTCCGGTGTCGATGGTCGTGAAATGACGGCGGATATATTCTTTGGCGTTGTCCACTATCAGCGACTGCGTCACATGGTCTTTGACAAGTGGCAGGTGCGATCCACGGGCGCCGTCGAGGCGCGCACTAATCAACCCATCAAGGGACGCAAACGTGGTGGCGGCGTTCGTTTTGGTGAAATGGAACGCGATGCTCTCATATCGCATGGTGCCGCCTTTTTGCTGCAGGATCGTCTATTTCACAACTCGGATAAGACGCATACGTTGGTCTGCCACAAATGTGGCAGCATTTTGGCGCCACTGCAACAGATTGTCAA encodes:
- the LOC117793243 gene encoding DNA-directed RNA polymerase I subunit RPA2 — encoded protein: MDNMKEYPELTNTRPEFKKIPKSLNKHLANLGAPHVDSFDEMLSVGLDNVVKHMVPQQFQTPAGEQISVHVENIWIAKPSVPLDVIDVRTREIYPTDARQLHASYSGVCTIRLGWSVNGLEKSAINMDVGEVPVMLRSSACNLHKATPEQMVQHGEHDSEWGGIFVIRGNEKIVRMLIMTRRNHPICVKRSSWKDRGHNFSELGVMVQTVRDDELSLTNVLHYLNNGTARFMFSHVKRLSYVPVCLILKCLMDYTDEQIYNCLIQGYETDQYYLSCVQSMLRDVQNEGVYTSAQCRSFIGTLFRSRFQEVPAWLPDEAVTDFIMRERIMVHLETNEEKFQLIVFMVQKLFQCAQGKHKVENVDSAMMQEVLLPGHLYQKYLGERIEMWLLQLRKCLLKKLNTPDSLLSSSLLTQCMRQAGGVGRAIESFLATGNVNSRTGLGLMQSSGLVIMAENINRMRYMSHFRAIHRGSYFTTMRTTEARQLLPDAWGFICPVHTPDGTPCGLLNHLTLTCELSKRPDPKLVQAIPGKLFEMGMLPLTHHNHPDAKLYVVFLDGKHLGHIFQTDASKIVEDLRYAKISGEVPAMMEIGYIPYKKNGQFPGLFLSTGPARMMRPVWNIKWKKVEYIGTLEQLYMEIAIDEKEIYPEFTTHLELSKTHFMSNLANLIPMPDYNQSPRNMYQCQMGKQTMGTPCLNWPKQAANKLYRLQTPATPLFRPVHYDNIQMDDFAMGTNAIVAVISYTGYDMEDAMIINKSAYERGFAYGSIYKSKFVQLAKKQSYFARHPHMPELVKYLDTDGLPHPGAKLSYGCPLYCYFDGEVSTFKVVKMDEKEDCIVDSIRQLGSFDLTPRKTVCIALRVARPATIGDKFASRAGQKGICSQKYPAEDLPFTESGLIPDIVFNPHGFPSRMTIAMMIETMAGKSAALHGGVYDATPFRFSENNTAIDYFGKMLEAGGYNYYGTERLYSGVDGREMTADIFFGVVHYQRLRHMVFDKWQVRSTGAVEARTNQPIKGRKRGGGVRFGEMERDALISHGAAFLLQDRLFHNSDKTHTLVCHKCGSILAPLQQIVKRNETGGLSSMPETCRLCGDNSGVSMIEIPFSFKFLVTELSSVNINARFKLNAI